One genomic segment of Vibrio quintilis includes these proteins:
- a CDS encoding N-acetylmuramoyl-L-alanine amidase — translation MRSNRYFYSCIFYVCSFVLLLFSAQSALANSLNGIRIWPSPDETRVVVDLSSEARYSYFTLSNPYRLVVDLKDTRLRTKLPVIAKKSPVLKKIRKSTPPDKGTYRLVFELKKKLSPQVFKLAPTPKKEYGHRLVIDLPHGKVSLPVLAAPQKVKVAKDVSQFSGNADIVVAIDAGHGGEDPGSIGPRGKYEKSVTLSIAKKLGAQLNAVPGIKTVLTRRGDYFVNLNRRSQIARKNKAHLLISIHADAFISPQPRGASVFVLNTKRANSEIAKWVEDHEKQSELLGGAGQVLSKSNNDKNISQTLLDLQFSHSQKEGYKVARDILKEVGRVARLHKKKPVNASLAVLKSPDIPSVLVETGFISNPTEEKLLFQRTHQDKLARAMAKAVVRYFEDNPPEGTLFASRKKSRKHIVRRGESLSIIAQRYGLTVQALKRANHLSKNTIVVGKALVIPGSNQVPITVPVIRNPVETKIITHVVKPGDFLGKIASYYKVSVAEIRKENKLRSSVLKVGQKLKITVSLKDKPVRKHKVKKGDYLGKIANLYGVSISHLRQVNKLRTDKLTINQILIIPNR, via the coding sequence ATGAGAAGTAATCGTTATTTTTATTCCTGTATCTTTTATGTTTGTTCCTTTGTGCTCTTGCTGTTTAGTGCTCAGAGCGCGCTGGCGAATTCGCTCAACGGAATAAGAATATGGCCTTCACCCGATGAAACCCGGGTTGTTGTTGACTTGTCATCTGAAGCTCGCTACAGCTATTTCACATTAAGTAATCCTTATCGTTTAGTCGTCGATCTGAAGGATACCCGCCTCCGGACGAAGTTACCCGTTATTGCGAAAAAGAGCCCGGTACTGAAGAAAATCCGGAAAAGTACGCCGCCGGATAAGGGAACTTATCGCCTGGTTTTTGAGTTAAAAAAGAAACTCTCACCTCAGGTTTTTAAACTGGCCCCAACGCCAAAGAAAGAATACGGACACCGGCTGGTGATTGATTTACCTCACGGTAAAGTCAGTTTGCCGGTGCTCGCTGCTCCCCAAAAAGTCAAAGTTGCTAAAGATGTTTCTCAGTTTTCGGGAAATGCCGATATTGTTGTTGCTATTGATGCCGGACATGGCGGAGAAGATCCCGGTTCTATTGGTCCCCGGGGTAAATATGAAAAAAGTGTGACTTTGAGTATTGCCAAGAAACTGGGTGCTCAGCTTAATGCTGTTCCCGGTATTAAAACGGTGTTGACCCGACGGGGGGATTACTTTGTGAATCTGAACCGGCGGTCTCAGATTGCGAGAAAAAATAAGGCGCACCTGCTTATTTCGATTCATGCTGATGCATTTATATCTCCTCAGCCCCGTGGAGCTTCTGTGTTTGTTCTGAATACCAAAAGGGCAAACTCAGAAATAGCGAAATGGGTTGAGGATCATGAGAAACAGTCAGAATTACTCGGTGGTGCCGGGCAGGTACTGTCAAAGAGTAATAATGATAAAAATATCAGTCAGACGTTATTGGATTTGCAGTTTAGCCATTCGCAAAAAGAAGGTTACAAAGTAGCCCGTGATATTTTGAAAGAGGTTGGTCGCGTTGCGCGTTTGCATAAAAAGAAACCAGTGAATGCCAGCCTTGCCGTTCTGAAATCACCGGATATTCCTTCCGTTTTGGTTGAGACCGGGTTTATTTCGAATCCGACAGAAGAAAAATTACTGTTTCAGCGGACCCATCAGGACAAACTTGCCCGGGCAATGGCTAAAGCCGTTGTGCGTTATTTTGAAGATAATCCACCGGAAGGGACGTTATTTGCCAGCCGGAAAAAATCGCGCAAGCACATCGTTCGGCGTGGGGAGTCCTTATCTATCATTGCACAAAGATACGGTTTAACGGTTCAGGCTTTAAAGCGTGCGAATCATCTGAGCAAAAACACCATTGTCGTCGGCAAGGCATTAGTTATTCCAGGCTCAAATCAAGTTCCGATTACTGTGCCAGTCATTCGTAACCCCGTTGAAACCAAAATAATTACACATGTGGTGAAACCCGGTGATTTTCTTGGAAAAATAGCCAGCTATTATAAAGTTTCTGTAGCTGAGATCCGGAAAGAAAATAAACTAAGATCTTCAGTACTCAAGGTTGGACAAAAATTAAAAATAACCGTGAGCCTGAAAGATAAACCCGTGCGTAAACACAAAGTAAAAAAAGGAGATTATCTGGGTAAAATAGCTAATTTGTATGGTGTCAGTATCAGTCACCTCCGGCAGGTGAATAAACTGCGTACAGATAAACTGACGATTAACCAGATTTTAATTATTCCAAACCGATAA
- the mutL gene encoding DNA mismatch repair endonuclease MutL has protein sequence MTIKILPARLANQIAAGEVVERPASVVKELVENSLDSGATRIDVDIEKGGAKLIRVRDNGHGIPEDELTLALSRHATSKIHTLDDLEAIVSLGFRGEALASISSVSRLTLTSRPESQEKAWMAYSEGRDMAVKLQPAAHPVGTTVEVLDLFFNTPARRKFLRTEKTEFTHIDDVLKRIALSRFDVTIHLRHNGKTIRQYRAASTDIQQEKRLAAVCGQTFVRHMLKVGLEHQGFSLQGWITTPEGARQQSDLQYCYVNGRMMKDKLINHAIRQSYEATLAPEQFAAYVLYICLDPYQVDVNVHPAKHEVRFHQSRLIHDFIYQALTSALAEGCFIHSPEVNQAAFSQTLPDEKKPDEGDGSEGTKLSAQILEAVRQTPDYPGRAEAHPVPSSVRESLPSDKWTNTAGRKSSVSQNSTVREPDRKAVTAKEARVYQQLMQTENSQQPELSAISNNNASAGAKIHITKLGKALTVVDGKYLLVNAEPSCSIIALDRAYLLKIRKQLDVRQTTLKGQPLLVPLSVQVSGDCIEAAGKFRAELERLGIELKRKHKTPDSLMIMTVPQPLRQQNLQKLIPDLLSYAAVCNEQPDFLAHITDWLANFVAYDKQNNYTLSEAIQLIAELEQLFQGNLPLNDSHFIQLADFSATITTLNS, from the coding sequence ATGACAATCAAGATATTACCAGCAAGGCTGGCGAATCAGATAGCTGCGGGTGAGGTGGTGGAAAGGCCTGCTTCCGTCGTGAAAGAGTTGGTCGAAAATAGTCTGGATTCAGGTGCAACCCGGATTGATGTCGATATTGAGAAAGGCGGTGCGAAGCTGATTCGTGTCCGGGATAACGGGCATGGCATTCCGGAAGATGAGCTGACATTAGCATTAAGTCGTCATGCAACGTCCAAAATTCACACGCTGGATGATCTTGAAGCGATTGTGAGTCTGGGGTTTCGTGGTGAAGCCTTAGCCAGTATCAGCTCCGTATCCCGTCTGACTTTAACCTCCCGTCCTGAGAGTCAGGAAAAAGCGTGGATGGCATACAGTGAAGGCCGGGATATGGCTGTGAAGCTTCAACCGGCTGCGCACCCGGTGGGAACAACGGTGGAAGTATTAGATCTGTTTTTTAATACGCCGGCAAGACGCAAGTTTCTCAGAACAGAAAAAACCGAATTCACGCATATTGATGATGTACTAAAACGGATTGCTTTGAGCCGTTTTGATGTCACCATTCATCTTCGGCATAACGGGAAGACCATTCGCCAGTATCGTGCTGCCAGTACTGATATCCAGCAGGAAAAGCGTCTTGCTGCCGTTTGTGGCCAGACATTTGTCCGCCATATGCTGAAGGTTGGACTGGAACATCAGGGATTCTCCCTGCAAGGCTGGATTACCACGCCTGAAGGTGCAAGGCAACAGAGCGATCTGCAATATTGTTATGTCAATGGCCGGATGATGAAGGATAAACTGATCAACCATGCAATCCGGCAAAGTTACGAAGCAACTTTAGCCCCCGAACAATTTGCAGCTTATGTGCTGTATATCTGTCTGGACCCTTATCAGGTTGATGTTAATGTTCATCCCGCCAAACATGAAGTGAGATTTCATCAGTCCCGTCTGATCCATGATTTTATTTATCAGGCTTTGACCAGTGCTTTAGCTGAAGGATGCTTCATTCATTCTCCTGAAGTCAATCAGGCCGCTTTCAGTCAAACTTTACCAGATGAGAAGAAGCCGGATGAGGGTGATGGTTCTGAAGGGACGAAATTATCTGCACAAATATTAGAAGCCGTCCGTCAAACACCTGATTATCCGGGACGGGCAGAAGCTCACCCGGTGCCATCATCTGTCAGGGAATCTTTGCCATCAGATAAATGGACCAATACCGCTGGCAGAAAGTCTTCAGTCAGTCAAAATTCGACTGTAAGAGAGCCGGACCGGAAGGCTGTTACGGCAAAAGAGGCAAGGGTTTATCAGCAGTTAATGCAAACAGAAAACTCTCAACAGCCAGAGCTTTCAGCTATCAGCAACAATAATGCTTCGGCTGGTGCAAAAATACATATAACAAAATTAGGGAAAGCGTTGACGGTTGTTGACGGAAAATATCTTTTGGTGAATGCAGAGCCATCCTGCAGCATAATTGCGCTGGATCGGGCTTATTTACTTAAAATCAGAAAACAGCTTGATGTCAGGCAAACCACCCTCAAAGGGCAACCGTTATTAGTCCCGCTTTCGGTTCAGGTTTCCGGGGACTGTATTGAAGCTGCCGGTAAGTTTCGGGCGGAGCTGGAGCGGTTAGGTATTGAGCTTAAACGTAAGCATAAAACGCCGGATAGCTTGATGATAATGACGGTGCCACAGCCATTACGGCAGCAGAATTTGCAGAAATTAATTCCGGATCTGTTATCTTATGCGGCCGTCTGCAATGAGCAACCAGATTTTTTAGCGCATATCACGGATTGGCTTGCCAATTTCGTCGCTTATGATAAACAGAACAACTACACTTTATCGGAAGCAATCCAGCTAATTGCCGAACTGGAACAACTTTTTCAGGGGAATTTACCGCTGAACGACTCTCATTTTATTCAGTTAGCTGATTTTTCAGCTACCATTACAACATTAAATTCATGA
- the miaA gene encoding tRNA (adenosine(37)-N6)-dimethylallyltransferase MiaA — translation MNEQLPLALFLMGPTASGKTDLAIRLCQSFPMEIISVDSALIYRGMDIGTAKPTAEELAKAPHRLIDILDPEAAYSAADFRRDALHHMDAIVKKGKIPLLVGGTMLYFKALLEGLSPLPAADPQVRKRIEQDARTMGWNALHQRLAEVDPDSAERIHPNDPQRLSRALEVFYISGKSLTELTREKGERIPFRVKQFAIAPEERAELHRRIELRFRKMMVSGFEDEVKALYARKELHPDLPSIRCVGYRQMWEYLDGSCTLDDAIFRGICATRQLAKRQMTWLRSWENLTWLDSDHAEQAYEIISNSIASD, via the coding sequence ATGAACGAACAGTTACCTCTTGCCCTGTTTTTAATGGGGCCAACAGCATCAGGAAAGACAGATTTGGCAATCCGGTTGTGCCAGTCTTTCCCGATGGAAATTATTAGTGTGGATTCTGCATTGATCTATCGGGGAATGGATATCGGAACGGCCAAGCCGACAGCGGAGGAACTGGCAAAAGCACCTCACAGGCTGATTGATATTCTGGACCCGGAAGCTGCTTATTCAGCGGCTGATTTTCGGCGGGATGCCTTGCATCATATGGATGCAATTGTAAAAAAAGGTAAAATTCCCCTATTAGTCGGGGGAACGATGCTTTACTTTAAAGCTTTACTGGAAGGTTTGTCTCCTTTGCCGGCGGCTGATCCGCAAGTCCGGAAAAGAATAGAACAAGACGCCCGGACTATGGGGTGGAATGCGCTCCATCAGCGTTTAGCTGAAGTCGATCCTGACTCGGCTGAGAGGATTCATCCTAATGATCCTCAACGATTGTCCAGGGCGTTAGAAGTCTTTTATATTTCGGGTAAATCTCTGACAGAACTGACCCGGGAAAAAGGGGAGCGAATTCCTTTCCGGGTAAAGCAGTTTGCTATTGCGCCTGAAGAAAGAGCGGAATTACATCGCCGGATTGAGTTAAGGTTTCGGAAAATGATGGTGTCCGGATTTGAAGATGAAGTGAAAGCATTATATGCTCGAAAAGAGCTTCATCCGGATTTACCGTCGATCAGATGTGTTGGATACCGGCAGATGTGGGAATATTTAGATGGAAGTTGTACACTTGATGATGCAATTTTTCGGGGAATCTGTGCAACTCGCCAATTGGCCAAACGTCAAATGACCTGGTTACGAAGTTGGGAAAATTTGACTTGGTTAGATAGCGATCATGCTGAACAAGCGTATGAAATTATATCGAATTCGATAGCTTCTGATTAA
- the hfq gene encoding RNA chaperone Hfq, giving the protein MAKGQSLQDPFLNALRRERIPVSIYLVNGIKLQGQIESFDQFVILLKNTVNQMVYKHAISTVVPARAVNHHGGERPSSDRPSDKSDD; this is encoded by the coding sequence ATGGCTAAGGGGCAATCTCTACAAGACCCATTCTTAAATGCATTACGTCGCGAGCGTATTCCCGTATCAATTTATTTAGTGAACGGTATTAAGTTGCAGGGACAGATTGAATCTTTTGATCAGTTCGTCATTTTATTGAAAAACACGGTCAATCAAATGGTGTATAAGCACGCAATTTCTACCGTTGTGCCTGCACGTGCTGTGAATCATCATGGTGGTGAACGCCCATCATCAGATCGTCCATCTGATAAGTCTGACGATTAA
- the hflX gene encoding ribosome rescue GTPase HflX — translation MFDRYEAGERAVLVHINFTQEGEWDDLSEFEMLVNSAGVETLQVVTGSRQSPHPKYYVGEGKAEEIARAVQMSEADVVIFNHALSPAQERNLEKLCQCRVIDRTGLILDIFAQRARTHEGKLQVELAQLRHLSTRLVRGWTHLERQKGGIGLRGPGETQLETDRRLLRDRIKAILRRLDKVAKQREQGRRARHRADIPTISLVGYTNAGKSTLFNRVTEAGVYAADQLFATLDPTLRKIELQDVGSAVLADTVGFIRHLPHDLVAAFKATLQETRDADILLHVVDASDERFRDNIAAVHEVLAEIEADDVPSVVVMNKIDNMEGQAPRIEYDDEGVPQSVWVSAIEGKGIDLLFDALSERLAEQMVQYRLCIPPAHQGRMRSLFFQTKAIQQESYDQDGNLLILIRMQQADWSRLEKRESVVLRDFIVT, via the coding sequence TTGTTTGACCGTTATGAAGCCGGTGAGCGAGCCGTACTTGTTCATATCAACTTTACGCAAGAAGGGGAATGGGATGATCTAAGCGAGTTTGAAATGCTGGTGAATTCCGCTGGAGTCGAGACATTACAGGTTGTGACCGGTAGTCGTCAGTCTCCGCACCCCAAGTACTATGTCGGTGAGGGTAAAGCCGAAGAAATAGCACGGGCTGTGCAAATGTCTGAAGCTGATGTGGTGATTTTTAACCACGCCCTCTCTCCTGCCCAGGAACGCAATCTGGAAAAATTGTGTCAGTGCCGGGTTATTGACCGGACCGGACTGATTCTTGATATCTTTGCTCAAAGAGCCCGAACTCACGAAGGGAAGTTGCAGGTTGAGTTAGCTCAGCTTCGTCACCTTTCTACCCGTTTGGTTCGGGGCTGGACTCACCTTGAACGACAAAAAGGTGGGATTGGGCTGCGTGGGCCGGGAGAAACTCAGCTGGAAACCGACCGTCGTTTGTTACGGGATCGGATTAAAGCGATATTGCGCCGGCTGGATAAGGTTGCAAAACAAAGAGAACAAGGCCGACGGGCAAGGCACCGGGCTGACATTCCCACGATTTCCTTAGTCGGTTATACAAATGCCGGGAAATCTACATTATTTAACCGGGTAACCGAGGCTGGTGTGTATGCTGCAGATCAGTTATTCGCGACCCTTGATCCGACATTGAGAAAGATCGAACTTCAAGATGTTGGAAGTGCTGTATTAGCTGATACTGTTGGTTTTATTCGTCATCTTCCCCATGATCTTGTGGCTGCTTTTAAAGCAACCTTGCAGGAAACCCGGGATGCTGACATTTTGTTACATGTTGTAGATGCAAGTGATGAACGTTTTCGGGACAATATTGCCGCTGTTCATGAAGTTTTAGCTGAAATTGAAGCGGATGATGTTCCTTCTGTCGTCGTCATGAATAAGATTGATAACATGGAAGGTCAGGCCCCCCGCATTGAGTATGATGATGAAGGTGTGCCTCAAAGTGTTTGGGTTTCTGCAATTGAAGGTAAAGGAATCGATCTGCTGTTTGACGCATTAAGTGAAAGACTGGCAGAGCAAATGGTTCAATACAGGCTATGTATCCCCCCGGCTCATCAGGGACGAATGCGTAGTTTATTCTTCCAAACAAAAGCAATTCAGCAGGAATCCTATGACCAGGATGGTAATTTGTTGATTTTAATTCGTATGCAACAAGCAGATTGGTCTAGACTAGAAAAAAGAGAAAGTGTGGTTTTGCGTGACTTTATAGTTACTTAA
- the hflK gene encoding FtsH protease activity modulator HflK has translation MAWNEPGNNNGNNGRDKDPWGNNNDHGNRGGREQGPPDLDEVFNKLSQKIGGKFGKKGGKGSSFPGGSSIGLGVLVIIVAAVWFFSGFYTIGEAERGVVLRLGKYDRIVDPGLNWRPRFVDIVRPVNVQAIRSLRATGLMLTKDENVVTVGMDVQYKVSDPYKYLYQVTSADDSLRQATDSALRAVIGDSLMDSILTSGRQEIRQSTQETLNEIISKYDMGLFVVDVNFQSARPPEQVKDAFDDAIAAREDEERFIREAEAYKNEIIPKATGRAERLKKEAQGYSERVLNEAQGQVAQFEKLLPEYKAAPEVTRSRLYLDTMQEVYSHTSKVLIDSKSTGNLLYLPIDKLSGQQENVPTKRQLKSSPLYDHIELESQKKTNDDSTSRSSGTRQGRY, from the coding sequence ATGGCGTGGAATGAGCCTGGTAATAACAACGGTAATAATGGCCGTGATAAAGACCCGTGGGGTAACAATAATGACCATGGTAATCGTGGTGGCCGTGAACAAGGGCCTCCGGATCTTGATGAAGTATTTAACAAACTGAGCCAGAAAATTGGCGGTAAGTTCGGTAAAAAAGGAGGCAAAGGGTCTTCTTTCCCGGGAGGAAGCTCTATCGGACTCGGTGTTCTTGTTATCATCGTAGCTGCAGTCTGGTTTTTTTCAGGGTTTTACACGATAGGTGAAGCGGAGCGTGGTGTTGTGCTCCGGCTGGGTAAGTATGACCGAATCGTTGACCCTGGCCTGAACTGGCGACCTCGTTTCGTGGATATCGTCCGCCCGGTAAACGTTCAGGCGATCCGTTCGTTGCGTGCTACCGGCCTGATGCTGACGAAAGATGAGAATGTTGTGACTGTTGGAATGGATGTTCAGTATAAGGTTTCTGATCCATATAAATATCTTTATCAGGTGACCAGTGCCGATGATAGCTTACGTCAGGCGACTGATTCAGCGCTTCGTGCAGTTATTGGTGACTCTCTGATGGATAGTATTCTGACCAGTGGTCGTCAGGAAATCCGGCAAAGTACACAAGAAACGTTGAATGAAATTATCAGCAAATATGACATGGGTCTTTTTGTTGTTGATGTCAACTTCCAGTCAGCCCGCCCACCTGAGCAGGTTAAGGATGCATTTGATGATGCGATTGCTGCCCGGGAAGATGAAGAACGTTTTATTCGTGAAGCTGAAGCTTATAAGAATGAGATTATTCCAAAGGCAACTGGACGGGCCGAGCGTCTGAAAAAAGAAGCTCAGGGATACAGTGAACGGGTACTGAACGAAGCTCAGGGCCAGGTTGCACAATTTGAGAAGTTGTTGCCCGAATATAAAGCTGCACCGGAGGTGACCCGGAGTCGTTTATATCTCGATACGATGCAGGAAGTGTATTCTCATACATCGAAGGTACTTATTGACTCAAAATCAACGGGTAATTTGCTTTATTTGCCAATTGATAAGTTGTCCGGACAGCAAGAAAATGTTCCGACGAAGCGTCAGTTAAAATCTTCGCCGCTTTATGATCATATTGAACTTGAGTCTCAGAAGAAGACAAATGATGATTCAACATCACGCTCAAGCGGAACACGTCAGGGGAGATACTAG
- the hflC gene encoding protease modulator HflC: protein MRKFIIPIIFIVILSLWTSLFVIQEGERGIVVRFGRILKDDNVAKIYEPGLHFKWPLFDRVKHLDARIQTMDGQADRFVTSEKKDVIIDSYVKWKIKDFGRYYLTTGGGNAFTAEALLERKVTDVLRAEIGSREIKQIVSGPRNDNVLPQSADDDVVSTQAAKEALEIDGQRDQIMEEVLLNTRQSAMKDLGVYVVDFRMKKINLPDEISESIYKRMRAERESVARKHRSQGREKAEVIKAQAELEVATILAEAGKTARVTRGGADAKAAKIYSDAYNKDMEFYTFLRSLKAYEESFNQKGDILVLDPKSKFFQYMNEPDGSQSK, encoded by the coding sequence ATGCGTAAGTTTATAATCCCTATTATATTTATAGTGATTCTTTCCCTTTGGACTTCCCTGTTTGTCATTCAGGAAGGGGAGCGTGGTATTGTGGTGCGTTTCGGGCGTATTTTGAAAGATGATAATGTGGCTAAAATTTATGAGCCAGGATTGCATTTCAAATGGCCGCTGTTTGATCGGGTCAAACACCTTGATGCACGGATTCAAACCATGGATGGACAGGCGGATCGTTTCGTCACTTCCGAGAAGAAAGACGTCATCATCGATTCTTATGTAAAATGGAAAATTAAAGACTTCGGTCGTTATTATCTGACGACAGGTGGGGGTAACGCATTTACTGCTGAGGCGCTGCTTGAAAGAAAGGTCACTGACGTATTGCGGGCTGAAATTGGTTCAAGAGAAATTAAGCAAATTGTTTCCGGACCAAGAAATGATAATGTCTTGCCGCAAAGTGCGGATGATGATGTTGTTTCAACGCAGGCAGCGAAGGAGGCTTTAGAAATTGACGGGCAACGTGATCAAATCATGGAAGAAGTACTGCTGAATACACGTCAGAGTGCTATGAAAGATTTGGGTGTGTATGTCGTTGATTTCAGGATGAAGAAGATTAATCTGCCAGATGAAATCAGTGAATCTATCTATAAGAGGATGAGAGCTGAGCGTGAGTCTGTTGCCAGAAAGCACCGTTCTCAGGGACGTGAAAAGGCTGAAGTCATTAAGGCTCAGGCAGAATTAGAAGTCGCAACCATTCTTGCTGAAGCAGGTAAAACCGCCCGGGTTACCCGTGGTGGCGCTGATGCTAAAGCTGCGAAGATATATTCTGATGCGTACAATAAAGATATGGAGTTTTATACTTTCCTCCGTTCTTTAAAGGCTTATGAAGAGTCGTTCAATCAGAAGGGTGATATCCTGGTGCTGGATCCTAAGAGTAAATTCTTCCAGTATATGAATGAACCTGATGGTAGTCAGTCAAAATAA
- a CDS encoding DUF2065 domain-containing protein: protein MSHSFLLAIGLLLIAEGIGPFLAPDGWRRAIAQVSQQPDNILRRIGGCFVVAGLTILYFYFR, encoded by the coding sequence ATGTCCCATTCTTTTTTGCTGGCTATTGGCCTGTTGCTCATTGCCGAAGGCATCGGTCCATTTCTTGCGCCAGACGGGTGGCGTCGGGCAATTGCTCAGGTTTCTCAGCAACCAGACAACATACTACGGCGCATCGGTGGCTGTTTTGTTGTGGCGGGGCTGACCATTCTGTATTTCTATTTCCGGTAG
- a CDS encoding SlyX family protein — translation MNDQQIQTLEKRINDLECQISFQEHTIETLNEALARQQQTISEMQIQMKYVVNKVKTMNESNLASQSEEAPPPHY, via the coding sequence ATGAATGACCAACAGATCCAGACATTAGAGAAACGCATCAATGATCTGGAGTGCCAGATCTCCTTTCAGGAGCATACAATAGAGACGCTGAATGAAGCTCTGGCCCGGCAGCAACAAACAATCAGTGAAATGCAGATACAAATGAAGTATGTCGTAAATAAAGTCAAAACAATGAATGAGTCCAATCTGGCATCACAATCAGAAGAAGCACCACCACCACATTATTGA
- a CDS encoding WD40 repeat domain-containing protein, whose product MRIFSLYIPLFIVIILLNGCFFSPSPLQQWKISPEGVTAFGLSRDGRFALTYSQEKQLLLWDLNENKQLADLGALNQEESTVTKIRISDNDRYAVTAGQTNFAVWDLAWTQSKGLWSISDGIIRDIDLSKNGTRILMGLSNGKAIYVDLTTGRRMEFLAHREKVNSVALSPNGHYALTGGNDYIAYLWDTKTGHILRKFEHEQRVVRVALQRNGEYAFTSDGGNQARIWDLHTGKELSHLKSFSRQLIFSSARFSENGDRLITGTPSGNVMVWNSNNGDKLAEFKTQLTQNTRPPRAVVYDVAFDKQGHAISANSAGIAEAWQVSE is encoded by the coding sequence ATGCGAATATTCTCTCTTTATATCCCCTTGTTTATTGTCATCATTTTGTTAAATGGATGCTTTTTCTCTCCCTCACCACTTCAACAGTGGAAAATTTCGCCAGAAGGCGTCACTGCTTTCGGCTTAAGCAGAGATGGCCGGTTCGCTCTTACCTATTCCCAGGAGAAACAGCTTCTATTATGGGATCTGAATGAAAATAAACAACTAGCTGATTTAGGCGCTTTAAATCAGGAAGAAAGTACCGTCACTAAAATACGGATATCAGATAATGATCGTTATGCGGTAACAGCCGGGCAAACGAACTTTGCGGTATGGGATCTCGCATGGACGCAGTCCAAAGGATTGTGGTCAATCTCTGATGGAATTATCCGGGATATAGACCTGTCTAAAAACGGTACCAGAATTTTAATGGGACTGTCTAACGGAAAAGCGATTTATGTAGATCTGACAACCGGCAGAAGGATGGAATTCCTTGCACACAGAGAAAAAGTTAACTCAGTTGCATTATCACCCAATGGTCATTACGCATTAACCGGTGGCAATGATTACATTGCTTACCTGTGGGATACAAAAACAGGTCATATTCTCAGAAAGTTTGAGCATGAGCAACGGGTTGTTCGGGTTGCTCTGCAAAGAAACGGGGAATATGCATTTACTTCTGATGGCGGAAATCAAGCCAGAATATGGGATCTTCATACAGGAAAAGAACTATCACACCTGAAAAGCTTTTCAAGACAGCTGATTTTTTCAAGTGCCCGCTTTTCAGAAAATGGCGACCGACTCATCACAGGAACACCTTCAGGTAATGTCATGGTTTGGAATAGCAACAATGGTGATAAACTGGCAGAGTTTAAGACACAATTAACCCAAAATACCCGGCCACCACGGGCTGTTGTATATGATGTAGCTTTTGATAAACAGGGCCATGCCATATCAGCCAACTCAGCTGGAATCGCAGAGGCCTGGCAAGTAAGTGAGTAA
- the fkpA gene encoding FKBP-type peptidyl-prolyl cis-trans isomerase, which produces MKSLFKVSLLAAVVMMAAGCQTEETKSTSTTAEQKVESEKATQSTAHFDSDNDKVAYAIGLSLANYLNTNLDKPKEYGIELNKELVLKGIEHAFANKAELTDEDVRTTLSDFDKRLKTLATEKAQEKAAASKKAGDEFRAKFEKEKGVKKTKSGLLYQVLEAGKGKSPKATDTVQVHYKGTLIDGTQFDSSYDRGQPATFPLDRVIKGWTEGVQLMKVGSKYKFVIPPELAYGDRDTPTIPANSTLVFEVELLKVDKAEDKAKSKPKK; this is translated from the coding sequence ATGAAATCATTGTTTAAAGTGTCATTATTAGCAGCGGTTGTTATGATGGCAGCAGGGTGTCAAACAGAAGAAACGAAGTCAACTTCAACGACTGCCGAACAAAAAGTTGAATCAGAAAAAGCAACTCAGTCAACTGCTCATTTTGACTCAGATAATGATAAAGTAGCTTATGCGATAGGTTTATCTCTTGCGAACTATTTGAATACGAATCTTGATAAACCAAAAGAATACGGTATTGAACTGAATAAAGAGTTAGTCCTGAAAGGTATTGAGCATGCCTTTGCTAATAAAGCAGAATTAACTGATGAAGACGTACGTACGACTTTATCTGACTTTGATAAGCGTCTGAAAACTCTGGCGACCGAAAAAGCACAAGAAAAAGCAGCGGCAAGCAAAAAAGCCGGAGATGAATTCCGTGCTAAGTTTGAAAAAGAAAAAGGTGTGAAGAAAACTAAGTCAGGATTACTGTATCAGGTCTTAGAAGCAGGCAAAGGCAAATCACCTAAGGCAACGGATACAGTTCAGGTACATTACAAAGGTACTTTGATTGATGGTACTCAGTTTGATAGCTCTTACGATCGTGGTCAGCCGGCAACATTCCCGCTTGATCGGGTGATTAAAGGCTGGACTGAAGGTGTTCAATTGATGAAAGTTGGTTCTAAGTATAAGTTTGTTATTCCACCAGAACTGGCATACGGCGATCGTGATACACCAACGATCCCGGCAAATTCTACATTGGTATTTGAAGTAGAGTTGTTGAAAGTTGACAAAGCAGAAGACAAAGCTAAATCTAAACCTAAAAAATAA